A portion of the Platichthys flesus chromosome 7, fPlaFle2.1, whole genome shotgun sequence genome contains these proteins:
- the pip4k2ca gene encoding phosphatidylinositol 5-phosphate 4-kinase type-2 gamma → MAALGNSGAASSPTVVLAPKTKTKKKHFVQQKVKVFRASDPVLSVFMWGVNHSINDLNQVPVPVMLLPDDFKANTKIKVNNHLFNKENLPGHFKFKEYCPQVFRNLRERFGIEDLDYQVSLTRSPPSRSVDDQEVLLLNSYDRTLVIKQISSEDVADMHSILSEYHQHIVKCHGSTLLPQFLGMYRVGVDSEETYLIVMRNMFSHRLPVHRKYDLKGSLVAREASDKERGKDLPTFKDMDFRNNMQRVFVTEEEKEKVMEKLKRDVEFLVKLKIMDYSLLLGIHDVGRAEREEDEGEEVSNEEEPEAENGMAMGATAGSYGTSPEGIAGYMSSCKPLGPGEFDPYVDVYAIRSCSGAPQREVYFMGLIDVLTQYDTKKKAAHAAKTVKHGAGAEISTVHPEQYAKRFRDFISNIFA, encoded by the exons ATGGCTGCTCTCGGGAACTCGGGGGCCGCCTCCAGCCCGACGGTGGTCCTGGCGCCGAAGACCAAGACGAAGAAGAAGCACTTCGTCCAGCAGAAGGTGAAGGTGTTCCGGGCCAGCGACCCGGTGCTCAGCGTCTTCATGTGGGGCGTCAACCACTCG aTCAATGATCTCAACCAGGTGCCTGTTCCTGTCATGCTTCTCCCTGACGACTTCAAGGCCAACACCAAAATCAAAGTGAACAACCACCTCTTCAACAA AGAAAACCTTCCGGGACACTTCAAATTCAAAGAGTACTGTCCTCAGGTCTTCAGAAATCTAAGGGAACGCTTCGGTATTGAGGATCTGGACTATCAG GTGTCGTTGACTCGCAGCCCGCCATCGAGGAGCGTAGACGACCAAGAGGTTCTGCTCCTCAACTCCTATGACCGCACCCTGGTCATCAAGCAGATCTCCAGTGAGGACGTGGCCGACATGCACAGCATCCTGTCCGAGTATCACCAG CACATAGTGAAGTGTCATGGCAGCACCCTGCTGCCTCAGTTCCTGGGCATGTACCGGGTGGGCGTGGACAGCGAGGAGACGTACCTGATCGTCATGAGGAACATGTTCAGCCACAGACTGCCGGTGCACAGGAAGTACGACCTGAAG GGCTCTCTGGTGGCTCGTGAAGCAAGTGACAAAGAACGG ggTAAAGATCTTCCCACCTTCAAAGACATGGACTTCAGGAACAACATGCAGAGGGTGTTTGTGaccgaggaggagaaggagaaggtcATGGAGAAGCTGAAACGCGACGTGGAG TTTCTGGTGAAGCTGAAGATCATGGACTACAGTCTGCTCCTCGGCATCCACGACGTGGGCCGAGCTGAgcgggaggaggacgagggggaggAGGTTTCCAACGAGGAGGAGCCGGAGGCGGAGAACGGCATGGCGATGGGCGCCACGGCGGGATCCTATGGAACCTCTCCAGAGGGAATCGCTGGCTACATGTCCTCCTGCAAACCTCTGGGGCCCGGAGAGTTCGACCCGTACGTGGACGTGTACGCGATCAGGAGCTGCTCAG GAGCTCCTCAGAGGGAAGTTTACTTCATGGGCCTGATCGATGTCCTCACTCAGTACGACACCAAGAAGAAAGCTGCTCACGCTGCGAAAACCGTCAAACACGGG gCCGGAGCTGAGATCTCCACGGTCCACCCGGAGCAGTACGCCAAACGCTTCCGCGACTTCATCTCAAACATTTTTGCGTAG
- the igfbp6b gene encoding insulin-like growth factor-binding protein 6b — MPILSNLTAIVLLLIAHCGSWSRANRLGPFKVCPSCRDPLGAGRPPRDHNVAGSTSVLAQGEPCGVYTLSCAKGLRCVPPPREHSPLQALLQGRGICAKHSRTSPTEKPPPTGPHPSHSGDIEKAPCRKLLNSVLRGLELTIFQSDRDIYIPNCDTRGFYRKKQCRSSKGMQRGHCWCVDELGTPVASRASEDGTLPCDGE; from the exons ATGCCTATCCTTTCTAACTTAACAGCCATTGTTTTGTTGCTGATTGCCCACTGCGGATCGTGGAGCAGAGCAAACCGCTTGGGGCCCTTCAAGGTCTGTCCCTCCTGCAGGGATCCACTGGGAGCAGGTCGGCCCCCCAGGGACCATAATGTTGCCGGCAGCACATCAGTGCTGGCCCAGGGAGAGCCCTGTGGTGTGTACACACTGAGCTGTGCCAAGGGGCTCCGCTGTGTTCCCCCCCCACGGGAGCACAGCCCCCTCCAGGCTCTGTTGCAGGGACGGGGTATTTGCGCCAAGCACAGCAGGACTAGTCCCACTgagaagcccccccccacag GTCCACATCCCTCACACAGCGGTGACATTGAAAAA GCACCCTGCCGCAAGCTGCTGAACAGCGTCCTGAGGGGTCTGGAGCTGACCATCTTCCAGTCCGACCGCGACATCTACATCCCCAACTGTGACACCCGGGGCTTCTACAGGAAAAAGCAG TGCCGCTCCTCCAAGGGCATGCAGCGTGGCCATTGCTGGTGCGTGGATGAGCTCGGCACGCCCGTGGCCTCACGTGCCAGCGAAGATGGTACTTTACCATGCGATGGGGAGTGA